From the genome of Chania multitudinisentens RB-25, one region includes:
- a CDS encoding amino acid permease — protein MNSIINTDIKSKTSYKNIPFTRYDFGWVILCIGMAIGSGIVFMPVQVGIKGIWVFITSVIISYPAIYLLQSLYLKTLSESENCEDYTNVITQYLGKNWGFWLGIAYFLMLLHGMFSYSLAVTFDSASYIQTFGLTEGLLSDSIWYGLVVLVALVSIAAQGERLLFKVSGPMVCVKFGIIVVLGAVMVPHWNFNNITAFPALLPFMRDVFLTLPFTLFSILFVQILSPMNIAYRKIESDKRIATYRAIRANRVAYIILAVAVLFFAFSFTFAISHEQAVSAFEQNISALAIAAQVIPGSVVRVMSALLNIFAILTAFLGIYLGFQEAIKGIVINIICRFIPEEKINQKALHLAISIGVVLSLWAWISTRFSILFFMQLGSPLFGLVSCLIPCYLIYKVEALHKFKGPAVWFITFFGILLCLSPFFKFFE, from the coding sequence ATGAATAGCATAATAAACACAGATATAAAATCAAAAACGTCTTATAAAAACATTCCCTTCACCCGCTATGACTTCGGCTGGGTTATTCTCTGTATTGGTATGGCTATTGGTTCCGGCATCGTTTTTATGCCGGTACAAGTGGGTATCAAAGGTATTTGGGTATTTATCACCTCGGTTATCATCTCTTATCCAGCGATTTATTTGTTGCAAAGTCTTTATCTTAAAACATTATCAGAAAGTGAAAACTGCGAAGATTATACGAACGTGATAACGCAATATCTGGGGAAAAACTGGGGGTTCTGGTTAGGTATCGCTTATTTCCTGATGTTATTACACGGAATGTTCTCTTACTCTCTGGCGGTAACCTTTGACAGTGCTTCCTATATCCAGACTTTCGGGCTGACAGAAGGGTTGTTGTCAGATTCCATCTGGTATGGTTTGGTGGTACTGGTTGCTTTGGTCAGCATCGCCGCCCAGGGGGAACGCCTGCTGTTCAAGGTTTCCGGCCCGATGGTGTGCGTAAAATTCGGTATTATCGTGGTATTAGGGGCAGTGATGGTTCCACACTGGAACTTCAATAATATTACCGCCTTCCCTGCGCTGCTGCCGTTTATGCGCGACGTGTTTTTGACATTACCCTTTACCCTGTTCTCTATTCTGTTTGTGCAAATACTTAGCCCGATGAACATTGCCTATCGCAAAATTGAATCGGATAAACGTATTGCTACTTATCGAGCTATTCGCGCTAACCGTGTGGCGTATATTATCCTGGCAGTTGCCGTATTATTCTTCGCCTTTTCGTTCACCTTTGCCATCAGCCATGAGCAAGCCGTTTCCGCCTTTGAGCAAAATATCTCTGCATTGGCGATTGCGGCGCAGGTTATTCCTGGTTCTGTCGTTAGAGTAATGAGTGCGCTGTTGAATATTTTTGCCATCTTAACCGCGTTCCTCGGTATTTACCTCGGTTTCCAAGAGGCCATTAAAGGCATTGTGATCAATATTATCTGCCGTTTTATTCCAGAAGAAAAAATAAATCAAAAAGCACTTCACCTTGCTATTAGCATTGGTGTCGTATTGAGCTTGTGGGCATGGATTTCAACCCGCTTCTCGATACTGTTCTTTATGCAACTGGGGAGCCCTTTATTCGGGTTGGTATCCTGTTTGATTCCTTGCTACCTCATTTATAAAGTCGAAGCGCTGCATAAGTTTAAAGGGCCGGCCGTTTGGTTTATTACATTCTTTGGCATATTACTTTGCCTGTCTCCCTTCTTTAAATTTTTCGAATAA